A genomic segment from uncultured Marinifilum sp. encodes:
- a CDS encoding thiamine diphosphokinase — translation MQKKAVILANGAFPTHEIPLKELKNSKHIVCCDGAINSLEEAKIEPYAIVGDLDSLDPDLKWKYRDIIYHFSNQDNNDLTKAVNWCLENNFNEVVIVGATGKRDDHMIGNIFLLPQYAKKIRVRMLTSYGIFTPILRSKNFESYTRQQVSIFSPNCNTLITTANLRYALTNQKLNMMWQGTLNESMGDSFRVEFEGGPLIIYQEY, via the coding sequence ATGCAAAAAAAAGCGGTTATTCTGGCAAATGGAGCCTTTCCTACTCACGAAATTCCTTTAAAGGAGTTAAAAAATTCAAAACATATTGTTTGTTGCGATGGAGCAATTAACAGTTTAGAAGAAGCAAAAATAGAACCTTATGCTATTGTGGGAGATTTAGATTCGCTCGATCCGGATTTAAAATGGAAGTATCGCGATATTATTTACCACTTTTCCAATCAGGATAATAATGATTTAACCAAAGCTGTTAATTGGTGCTTAGAAAATAATTTTAACGAAGTAGTGATTGTTGGAGCAACCGGAAAAAGAGATGATCACATGATTGGGAATATTTTTTTACTGCCTCAGTATGCTAAAAAAATAAGAGTGCGAATGCTTACCAGTTATGGTATTTTTACACCAATACTTCGATCGAAAAATTTTGAGAGTTATACTCGCCAGCAAGTATCAATTTTTTCTCCCAATTGCAATACTCTAATTACAACAGCTAATCTTCGCTATGCCTTAACCAATCAAAAATTAAATATGATGTGGCAGGGAACTTTAAACGAATCGATGGGTGACAGTTTTAGAGTCGAATTTGAAGGTGGACCATTGATTATCTATCAGGAATATTAG